The Haloarcula halophila nucleotide sequence TCGTCGAACTGTTGCTGGTACTGCTGGTGTGCGTTCGTCTGGCCGACGCCGGACGGAACGACACAGGAGAGCCCGATCTCGATATCCAGCTGTGTCTCCATGTTACCGACAAGCTCAGCTAGACCATCGAGACTCAGATTCCCCTTGCCGGCTGGTTTCACCGGTGCGACCAGGGTCCGTAACGCGAATATCGCGTTGTAGAGGAGGTCCTCGGCTCGTGCGTTCGGGTCGACGAGTATCGCATCGTATCTCTCATTGAGGTTGTGCTCGTTCCAGAGCAGGTCATACAGGAGTTCGAACCGCGGGTACTCGTCTCGGTTCATGTTTTTCATCCCCGTCTCGTAGGAGATTTTCTGCTCCAGATTGGAGGTGAAGTCTCCGAGCATATCGTGACTCGGGATGATATCCACACCTTCGTCTGTGGTCTCGATCAGATCATCGAAGTCACCATCAGGCATATCGAGAATATGCTTGACCAGATTGTCCGCGTCGGGGTCGCTCCGGCTCGCTCCGGCATCGAACAGACTCGTTAGGTTCCCCTCCTGCGGGTCCAGATCGATTACCAACGTACGTGCTCCCATTCGTTCCAACGCCACTGCGAGGTTGGCCGTCATCGTCGTCTTGTACGTACCGCCGGACTCCGAGTAGACTACGGCCGTTATCATACGGTTCGCGTATCGACGGTAGTATACATAAATCTGTGTCAGACGGTACAGACAGATATCTGTAACAGATTTCTTCCACTCGAAGGCGGGTTTGGACCTGTTGTGGTGCGGTGCTGTCCCACAAACAGCCATTAATTACAGGGGTCTAC carries:
- a CDS encoding ParA family protein — protein: MITAVVYSESGGTYKTTMTANLAVALERMGARTLVIDLDPQEGNLTSLFDAGASRSDPDADNLVKHILDMPDGDFDDLIETTDEGVDIIPSHDMLGDFTSNLEQKISYETGMKNMNRDEYPRFELLYDLLWNEHNLNERYDAILVDPNARAEDLLYNAIFALRTLVAPVKPAGKGNLSLDGLAELVGNMETQLDIEIGLSCVVPSGVGQTNAHQQYQQQFDDTDAFATPVTIGNRESLMDAMWEARGSAFRVVEERWKTFEQDGEMVSEPGQRRIRDREVETLEKLFGLAHFVATETFDAQVDSVLELEIQGHDNRHIELTDEEQTEATP